A region from the Papaver somniferum cultivar HN1 unplaced genomic scaffold, ASM357369v1 unplaced-scaffold_22, whole genome shotgun sequence genome encodes:
- the LOC113340544 gene encoding uncharacterized protein LOC113340544: MDVKKMSPRSISGETRSKNVSASSIFHGLKRERCPSGTVPIRRITRENLVNAKYFAKKVDQIHANGFPNLGFRFVSAEEIIRGKRYFGGAASMSLHNLTVDPDQFSTSQIWIVNSPTTDQMNAIEFGIMKNPSVVGGNLPRLFGYWIVRNGHRITGCYNMACEGFIQTHPTIYIDQPFLYSSIYGHISYDVHIMVYRAQDHWWLRMGGTAERSENVGYWPNVIFTTLRTNASAVRYGGYVGSMSEASTPPMGNGFLPQIQNFNTTAYMRLMKYVNEEGASVDLNSHSVLTNNGRVPQCYNIMFAGQIGGEWNNTIAYGGPGGYCK; the protein is encoded by the exons ATGGATGTTAAAAAG ATGAGTCCGAGATCAATTTCAGGAGAGACAAGAAGTAAAAATGTTTCAGCATCCTCTATTTTTCATGGGCTTAAAAGGGAACGATGTCCTTCAGGAACAGTCCCTATTCGAAGAATAACTAGAGAAAACTTGGTTAACGCTAAATATTTTGCAAAGAAAGTCGATCAAATTCATGCAAACGGTTTTCCAAACTTGGGTTTCCGT TTTGTCTCTGCAGAAGAAATCATTCGTGGGAAAAGATATTTCGGAGGCGCAGCTTCTATGTCTTTACATAACCTTACAGTGGATCCTGACCAATTCAGTACTTCACAAATTTGGATTGTGAATTCTCCTACTACGGATCAAATGAACGCCATCGAATTCGGAATAATG AAAAATCCAAGCGTAGTTGGTGGTAATCTCCCTCGACTATTTGGTTATTGGATCGTT AGAAATGGACACCGGATTACTGGTTGTTATAATATGGCGTGTGAAGGCTTCATCCAGACCCACCCTACTATATACATCGACCAACCGTTTTTGTACTCGTCAATATATGGCCACATATCATATGACGTGCATATTATGGTATACCGG GCCCAAGATCACTGGTGGTTAAGAATGGGAGGGACTGCTGAAAGAAGTGAAAATGTAGGATATTGGCCTAATGTAATCTTTACGACTTTAAGAACCAATGCATCAGCTGTACGATATGGAGGATATGTAGGTTCAATGTCTGAAGCATCAACTCCACCGATGGGAAATGGATTTTTACCTCAAATTCAGAACTTTAACACGACAGCTTACATGAGACTAATGAAGTATGTCAACGAGGAAGGAGCATCTGTTGACCTAAACTCACATTCAGTGCTAACCAATAATGGAAGAGTACCACAATGCTACAACATTATGTTTGCTGGTCAAATAGGAGGGGAATGGAATAATACTATCGCGTACGGTGGACCTGGTGGGTACTGTAAGTAG
- the LOC113340522 gene encoding uncharacterized protein LOC113340522: MEYLRKSSLFVFFVLFFPSLISTTHIIDGKRNLSNEEVDDREIERQLRALNKKPVKTIITEVGDIIDCIDIYKQPAFDNPLLKDHKIQISPRSTPGQKRSNNVSTSYIFHGLQKERCPLGTVPIRRLTREDLVFAKKVEPIHANGFPNILYHSVYAEEIIRGKFIHRRKYYGGSASMSIHNLTVDPDQFSTSQIWIVNVTSPEINGIQAGIMKNPSIVGGNLPRLFGFWIVANGHEVGGCYNMACQGFIQTNPRIFIDQPFVRSSVYGQISYDIHIRVYRAPGTGHWWLRMGAAAEISEDVGYWPNEIFTVLRNTASAVRYGGYVGSMSQASTPPMGNGFLPQLQDFDTTAYMRLMKYVNEAGDDVDLDPYSVQTIYGTVPQCYNIMFAGRIGEEWENTIAYGGPGGFCN, from the exons ATGGAGTATTTAAGGAAAAGCTCCCTTTTCGTGTTCTTTGTCCTATTTTTTCCTAGTCTTATATCAACAACACACATCATAGATGGAAAAAGAAACTTATCAAATGAGGAAGTAGATGATAGAGAAATTGAGAGACAACTAAGAGCTTTAAACAAGAAGCCGGTTAAAACCATTATA ACCGAGGTGGGTGACATAATAGACTGCATAGACATTTATAAGCAACCGGCATTTGATAACCCACTGCTCAAGGATCATAAAATCCAG ATAAGTCCAAGATCAACTCCAGGACAGAAAAGAAGTAATAATGTTTCAACATCCTATATTTTTCATGGGCTTCAAAAGGAACGATGTCCTTTAGGAACCGTCCCTATTCGAAGATTAACTAGAGAAGACTTGGTTTTCGCAAAGAAAGTCGAACCAATTCATGCAAACGGTTTCCCTAACATTCTTTACCAT TCGGTCTATGCAGAAGAAATCATTCGTGGGAAATTCATTCATCGGAGAAAATATTACGGAGGCTCAGCTTCTATGTCTATACATAACCTTACAGTAGATCCTGACCAATTTAGTACTTCACAAATTTGGATTGTGAATGTTACTTCGCCAGAAATAAACGGCATCCAAGCCGGaataatg AAAAATCCAAGTATAGTTGGTGGTAACCTCCCTCGACTATTTGGTTTTTGGATCGTT GCTAATGGACACGAGGTCGGTGGTTGCTATAATATGGCGTGCCAAGGATTCATCCAGACCAACCCTCGTATATTTATCGATCAACCATTTGTACGCTCGTCAGTATATGGTCAAATATCATATGATATCCATATTAGAGTATATCGG GCCCCAGGTACTGGTCACTGGTGGTTAAGAATGGGAGCGGCTGCTGAAATAAGTGAAGATGTAGGATACTGGCCGAATGAAATCTTTACGGTTTTAAGAAACACTGCGTCAGCTGTACGATATGGAGGATATGTAGGTTCAATGTCTCAAGCATCAACTCCACCGATGGGAAATGGATTTTTGCCTCAACTTCAAGACTTTGATACGACAGCTTACATGAGACTAATGAAGTATGTCAACGAGGCAGGAGACGATGTTGACCTAGACCCATATTCAGTGCAAACCATATATGGAACAGTACCGCAATGCTACAACATTATGTTTGCTGGTCGAATAGGTGAGGAGTGGGAAAATACTATCGCATATGGTGGACCTGGTGGTTTCTGTAACTAG